Below is a window of Sporosarcina ureae DNA.
GAACTGTCGTTTTTTTATGTTGCTATCCCTTATAGATACCCCTAAATAGTATAGAATAAAACTTTTTTTGTTGTATATTTATTCATTATAACGTATATTGAGTACTAGAGTAAATAACTATTATAAGAGCTTGGCTACTGTATGAAGTATGCAAGTAACCGTATACATATACTTGTAGACAGATACTATTCATTATCTTATAATTATATCAATTTAGAATATTTATACCAAACGAGAGAAAGCAGGGGAAATGTATGAAGAAGATGTTTACAGCACTAGTACTAATTTTGGTATTGGTTGTAGCAGGTTGTAGCAGTAATGACGGCGGAGGGGCAAGTTCATCCGAGAAGTCTACATTAAAAAATATTAAAGACAACAAAAAACTGGTGATTGGAATTGCACCCGGTTATTTCCCTTTTGAAATGAAAAGTACAGAAGGCGGCTTTGTTGGGTATGATATCGATCTAGCAAATGCGGTAGGGGAAGCGCTGAAAACGGAAGTAGAGTTCAAGCAATTTGTATTTGATGGCTTAGTGCCAGCTTTGCAAACAGGCGAAGTGGACATGGTTATCGCAGGCATGACGATTCGTGGAGACCGTGCATTATCAGTCAGTATGTCGAATCCATATTACAAGACAGGTCAGGCCATCATGGTACCTGCAGCGAACAAAGGCATTAAATCATGGGAAGAGCTCGATGTAAAAGGTAAGAAGATTGCTGTAGGGATCGGAACTACAGGTGCTTTGCTTGCGAAATCTCAGTTTAAAAATGCGGAAGTAGTAGATTTTGAAGACTTCCCGTTAGCTGCTACGACGATGGGTTCAGGACAAGCGGATGCTGTCGTCTATGACGAACCTGCAGTTGCAGTATGGCGCTTGGAGAACGAAGGGAAAGTTCATCAGATGGAAGGTTTATTATCTGCTGAGAACTTAGGGATAGCTGTAAAGAAAAATGATTTTGAAACAGTTCAATGGCTTAATTCATTCTTATTCAGCTATATCGACAGTCCAGAAGAGTTGGAATCAAGAAATCGTTGGTTCGAGGAAAGCGACTGGCTAGATAAGGTTTCAGGAGAATAATATGGGCGGCTATGAATATGACTTCAGTGTAATATCACAAAATATGGATATCTTTATTGCAGGTGCGCTAAAGACACTTGAAATTTCAGCGATTGCATTATTGTTGGCTATTCCGCTTGGGGTTATTATCGGAATGGGCAGAATTTCCCGCAATAGATTTATCCGTATTCTTTCCTCAGCCTATGTGGAAGTCATGCGCGGCGTGCCGTTGCTAGTATTATTGATTTGGATTTTCTTTGTACTGGGACAGTTTTTAAAACTTGGTTCCTACTGGGGATCAATTATCGGTTTGGCAGTCTTTACGGCTGCGTTTATTGCGGAAATTGTTCGCTCAGGAATACAAGGCGTGCCAAGAGGTCAGATGGAAGCAGCCCGTTCGTCGGGTATGACCTACTGGCAAGCCATGCGCTTGATTGTTTTGCCACAAGCATTCCGACGCGTTCTACCACCACTTGCTTCACAATTCATCATGCTAATTAAAGATTCATCGTTGATCTCGGTAATCGGTGCAACGGAACTGACATTGAATGCGAAGAATCTAGTGTCGACAACGTTCCGCTCCATTGAAGTGTGGACGTTCGTCGGTCTAGTGTACTTTGCCATGACGTTCACGTTGTCCATGATCATCCGTGCGATCGAACAGAAGCTATTAGCGAGAGAAAATTCATGAAGTTTGATGTGAAGGAGTGTCAGATATGATTTCTATCAAAAATGTCAATAAAACATTCGGTATGAATCAAGTGCTGACAGACGTCTCACTTGAAGTACCTAAATCCCATGTGGTGGCTGTTATTGGTCCAAGTGGAGCAGGGAAGTCTACATTAATCCGAACAATCAATGCGCTCGAGCCCATTGATAATGGAGAAATCATCGTAGACGGAATTTCCATTCACGACAAAAAAGTAAATATTAATAAAGCACGTTCTGAAATTGGGTTCGTTTTCCAAAGCTTTAATCTCTATCCATTCTTAACCGCGTTGCAAAACGTTACACTGGCACCAATCAATGTAAAAGGACTTAGCAAAAGTGCGGCGGAGGAGCGAGGGAAAGAGTTGCTGACTTCACTCGGTCTTGGCGACAAATTCGACGCCTATCCAAACCGATTATCAGGCGGCCAGCAACAGCGTGTCGCAATAGCCCGTGCGCTCGCGATGGATCCGCAAGTCATGCTTTTCGATGAGCCCACATCCGCACTCGATCCTGAGATGGTCACGGAAGTGCTCGATGCGATTCGTAAACTCGCTGAAAGTGGTATGACAATGGTCGTCGTGACACACGAAATGGGCTTCGCTAAAGAAATCTGCGACGAAATTATCTTTATGGCAGATGGTAAAGTGGTTGAACAAGCCTCTCCGGCCAAGTTCTTCACGAACCCAGATACGGAACGCGCCCAAAACTTTTTATCGAAAGTATTACATCATTAATCGAACGTCCCTCTTTGTCATATGATGTGACAAGGAGGGATTTTTTGTACGATAGACAAGCAGCAGTTCGCTACGCGGATAAATGGTGGAACGATAGAAATCCAGCGTTCCCAATTTTTGATGATGACTGTACGAATTTTATTTCACAATGTTTATTGGCAGGCGGTGCACCGATGCATGGCGCACCAAACCGTGAAAAAGGTTGGTGGATGTACAAAGGCACGTGGAGTTTCAGTTTCACCGTTGCTCATTCATTGCGCTGGTATCTAGCCACTTCCACAAAAGGGCTGACTGCTACACAAGTTAAGAGCGCCCAAGAATTACGACCGGGCGACGTAATTTCGTATGACCTCCAAGGGGACGGCCGTTTCGATCATTCGACGATTGTAACTGCTATGGACGGAGATAACCCACTCGTCAGTGCACATACGTATAACGCGCATAACCGCACATGGGCCTATAAGGACTCCTATGCCTACTCGCCAAACGCAAAATACATCTTCTTCAAAATACATGACGACTTCTCATAAATATCCAGCTCTGCATCAAAGTGTTTCCCATAGCCTCTAGCAACAGACTACCAAGTTAGGGTATAATGAAAAACAGATACTTATTGCAAAGGAGAAGGTTGAGTGTGAATGAACAAGCATTATCGGTAAGAGAGGCCATCGTATCACGGCGCTCTATTAAGAATTTTAACGGACAACCGATCGAACCAGAGATCATCCCAGAAATCATAGAAGATGCCATTTGGGCGCCAAACCACGGAAACCGTAATCCTTGGCGATTGATCGTAGCAACAGATGAACAGTATGAACAGCTTTTGGACGTCTTGAAGGAGTTCGGTGTAGCAAATTGGAAACAGCTTTCTGACGAGGATCTTGAAAAACAAATGAAGAAGTTCTCGACTGCCAGTGCAGCTGTATTCGTCATCGTACCTGAAGATGTACGCCAAAAAGAACGGCTGGAGGATTTTGCGGCAGCCAGCATACTGATCCAGAATATTCAATTGCTTGCTTGGGATCGTGGAGTAGGAACGTGCTGGAAAACACCTCCGTTTATCGATAATCCGAAGTTCCGCGAACGCTTGGGTATAAAGTCAGGCGAGCGTATCATCAGCATGTTGCAGTTCGGTCATTTCGATTCATTACCGAAAGCAGCACCACGTAAGCCAATCGAAGAAATTATTACGTACTTTGGCAGTGAACCAGACGAAGAAGAGTGAAATAAGAAACAGGCTGGGACAAAACCCTCCTCATATTGAAAAAGAACGGACCCATTGAAGTTTATGGGGTTCGTTCTTTTTTATATATTTTTTTAGTTTTAGGAAGAAAAAAGGATACCTTCTGATAAAATTTAGTCACCACAACAAAAAGTATCGGAGGTATCCTTATGTTTAAAGATTATAACATGAACCAACTGATTTTACCTTTAGATTTAGAAATTAGCTTACAAGAACATGATATTGCTTACGCCGTGCATGATCTAGTCGAAAGCATTCCGAAACAAGCATTTGACAGCTTTTTGCGTGAGACAGGTTGCCCATCTTATCATCCACGGATGATGTTAAAGATCATTTTGTGTGCCTATACACAGTCTGTTTTTTCGGGCAGAAAAATAGAAGGACTGTTAAAAGATAGCCTTCGCATGATGTGGTTAGCTCAAGGTTATAAACCAAGCTATCGCACCATCAATCGATTTCGCGTTCATCCTGAAGTAAAAGAAGTACTACGCCAGTGCTTCGTGCAATTTCGTTGCCAGCTGGTACAAAAACAGCTAATTGATGAAGAAGCCATTTTTATTGATGGAACGAAGATTGAGGCGAATGCCAACAAATTTACATTTGTCTGGCGCAAGTCAGTGGAACGGTATAGTTCAGGTCTTGTAGAAAGGTCCAGTCAGATGTACGAAGAGCTGTTAGAAAAAGAGATCATCCCTGAAATCGAACGAGAAAGTTTTGATGAACTATCTACTGCGGAACTGTCTAAAGTAGTAGAGAAGCTAGATGAAACTATCCAAACCTATACAGAAAAGATTAACGCTAGCGAAGATGTCGAGGAACGTAAACAAATTCGCTCGCTACGAAAAGAACCTAAACAATACCGTAAACAATTTCAAGACTTCTTGGATCGAAAGCAGAAGTATCAGCACGATATGAAGATCTTTGGCCATCGTAACAGCTACTCGAAGACGGACCGCGATGCGACCTTTATGCGGATGAAAGATGATTATATGAAAAACGGGCAACTAAAACCGGGATATAATGTGCAAATTGCGACCGAAGGGCAATATACCCTCGCTTTTGACGTGTATCCAAATCCGACCGATACGCGTACACTCATTCCATTCTTAGATACTATTGAACAAGACTTTTTTGAGCTGCCACAGTATATTGTCGCGGATGCCGGTTATGGAAGTGAACAGAATTACGGAGATGTCATTGAAAATCGAAAGCGCGTTCCGCTTATTACCTATAACCAATATCGCAAAGAAAAGAAAAAGAAGTACAAAACCGACCCTTTCAATACGGCGAATTGGGCATATGATGAAACTACGGATACCTTTACTTGTCCAAATGACAGAAAACTCGTGTTCCGCTACCTTTCCAATCGGACGGATCGTTATCAATTCACACGGACGATGAAAGTATACGAATGTGAGGATTGTTCAAGCTGCCCATTGCGCTCTTTCTGTACCAAAGCAAAAGAAGAGAACAATAGGAAGTTGTATGTGAATGAAAAGTGGGAACAGCAAAAAGAATATATTCGTGAAAAGCTTTCAGATAAGAAAACAGGTGAAATTTACGGCAAGCGCAAGATTGACGTAGAGCCAGTTTTTGGATTCTTGAAGGCTAATTTAGGGTTCACTCGTTTCTCCGTAAGAGGAAAGGAAAAGGTGAAAAATGAATTAGCCTTCGGTTTATTGGCAGTGAACTTGAGAAAGTACACTGCCAGGGAGGTAAATGTATAGAAGTCGTACAAGGATTTCTATACAAAAAGGGTTCGATCATCAAAAACCGATGATCGAACCCTTTTTTGGCTCACTTCTGGCTAGTTATGTCCCAGCCTCGTTTTTGTATGTTGAAAAGGTGAGTAGGGATGTGTGTTGGGAGTGATGTGATCATAGAATCTGGCTGAGTGCTCTATGCAGTCGTGAATTCGCTCATAGACTCCGTCCGAGTGCTCTATGCAGGCGTGAATTCGCTCATAGAATCTGGCTGAGTGCTCTATGCAGTCGTGAATTCGCTCATAGACTCCGTCCGAGTGCTCTATGCAGGCGTGAATTCGCTCATAGACTCTGGCTGAGTGCTCTATGCAGTCATGAATCCGCTCATAGACTACGCCCGAGTGCTCTATGCAGCCGTGATTCCGCTCATAGACTACGCCCGAGTGCTCTATGCAGTCGTGAATTCGCTCATAGACTACGCCCGAGTGCTCTATGCAGCCTTGAATTCGCTCATAGACCCCGCCCGAGTGCTCTATGCGGCCTTGAATTCGCTCATAGACTCCGGCCGAGTGCTCTATCCAACCACAAATCCGCTCATAGACTTTAAACTCACAGACCGAGCTTTTCAATCTCTCCATAGTAACCACTAATCACACGCAGTCCTTTGTCGAAGTTTTCCAAGTGGAAGTGTTCATTCGGCGCGTGGAAGTTTTCGGTATCTAGACCAAAGCCCATTAATACCACAGGTAACTTAAGTATTTCATCGAATGCTGCGACGATTGGAATAGAGCCACCACCGCGAGTGTAGACGGTTGGTACACCGTAGACTTGCTCATATGCTCGGCCCGCCGCTTGAATGACTTCGTGGTCGTATGGCGTTAAGTAAGGTTTACCCTTATCGAATTCCGTGATCGTTACTTCACAACCCACTGGTTCGTGTTTCGCGATGTGCGCACGTAGTTTTTCTACGATTTCGTCAGGTTCTTGATCTGGAACTAGACGACATGTGATTTTTGCTCCGGCTTCGGAAGGAAGAACGGTTTTGATGCCTTCTCCTGAGAATCCACCGAATACACCGTTGATCTCGAGTGTAGGACGAGCCCATGTTTGTTCCGTGTACGTATAGCCGGGTTCGCCTGTAAGTTCTTTGACGCCTACTTCTTTTTTCACTGCTTCTCTATCAAAATCAAGAGCCGCCCAGCCTGCGCGTTCTTCTTCGGTTAGGTCGCGAACTTGATCATAGAATCCATCGATCGCAATTGTTCCTTCAGCATCACGGAATGAAGCTAGGATTTCGACGAGTGCGTGGATTGGGTTTTGAACGCCACCACCGTATAGTCCGGAGTGCAAGTCGCCTTTAGGTCCTTTTACATCAATCTGTACGCCCGCTAACCCGCGCAGTCCGTAGCAAATGGCCGGTTGTCCAGGTCCGTACATGCCAGTATCAGAAATGACGATGAAGTCTGCCGCTAGCTTATCTTGATTATTTTGGATATATTCCTCAAGACTCGGGCTGCCGATTTCCTCTTCTCCTTCTATAATAAGCTTGACGTTGACGGGAAGTTTGCCTTCAACATTCATCAGCGCCTCGATTGCTTTACTGTGCATAAACACTTGCCCTTTATCATCGCTTGCTCCGCGTGCATATAATTTATTATCACGGATAGTTGCTTCAAATGGAGGTGTTTCCCATAAGTGGAGTGGATCAACAGGCTGCACATCGTAGTGACCGTAGATCAAAATAGTTGGCTGACCCTCAGCATGCAACCAGTCTGCATAGACAACAGATTGTCCAGCGGTTTTTTCAATCGATACATTTTCCAGTCCGATACTTTCAAATTCATTCGACAGCCATTCCGCTGCTTTTTGCATATCCGGTTGATGCTCGGAAAGTGCACTGATACTTGGAATTGCTAAGAATTTTGTTAATTCTTCCAAGTGGCGGTCGCGGTTATTCGTGAAATATTGGTCCAATGATTGTAATGAAGTCATAATAAACCCTCTTTTCTTTGGATATTTTCTATTCACAGTATAGCAGAAGATCGTGATGCATTAAGGTTTAGACGCTTACAGATAAGGGAACCGAATGTTAAAAGTAGACGTCCTAATTTGCGTGTTGCATTAACGGCTCAGTTTATATGTATGATATACTTACGCAATAAGAAATGTTGGATTCATGGAATTAACAATTGATGAATGATAACAAATAAATGGAGAAACGCTGGAGGAGACGCAATTGTTTATTGCACTGGGACTTTGTTTGTTCTTGTCTTTCTTTTTATCGGGAAGTGAAACAGCTCTGACTGCTATCAATCGAATGAAAGTTCAATTGCGCGCGGATCAGGGAGACATTAAATCGATAAAATTAAGGAAATTGATTTCCAAGCCGGATCGTATGATTACGGCCATTTTAATCGGAAATAATATTGCCAATATTTTAATGCCGACCATTGTAACGATGATTGCCATCGACAAAGGATTGAGTATTGGATTATTGACAGGGATTTTAACGGTAGTTTTGATTATATTTGGAGAGGTATTACCGAAAACGATTGCTGCTACATTTGCGGATCGTATCGCGTATATCGTAGCACCACCTATTACGGTACTCGTGAAGTTATTGATTCCATTGACGTTAGTCTTGTCACTGTTTACAAATTTCTTCGTTCGTTTGATTTCTAAAGGAACGATTACAGAAGCGACTTTGACGAAAGAAGACGTCCGTTCTATGGTAGATATCGCATCTACAGAAGGTACATTCGGGCAAGATGAATCTCTTCGTTTAAAAGGGATGCTCGACTTCCGCGATAAAGATGTCAGTGATGTAATGGAAACACACCGTACGGACATTATTTCGCTATCGATGGATTCTACGTATGAAGAAGTACGCGATGTCGTATTGCAATATTTCTACACTCGCTACCCTGTATATGAAGAAAGTATCGACAAAGTGGTCGGTATTTTTTATTCGAAAATGATAATCGAGTGGTCGATGTATCCTGAGCGGTCGTTTGCGGATGTCATTGATCGTCAACCTTTGTTCGTCGTCCAGACAGCCAGTGTGGAACTAGTATTTAAACGGATGCTGACACAAAAGAAGCATATGGCCATCGTGCTAGATGAATACGGTGGAACACTTGGTATTGTAACGCAGGAAGATATTATTGAAGAAATGATTGGACAGGATATAGAGGATGAAACGGATGTAGAGGAAGAGTCGATGGTCTTTGAGAAAGAAGATAATCACTTAGTTTGTCAAGGACGCTTGGAGATTGAAGACGTCATTGAACTTCTCGACATAGAGTTGCCGACAGATCATGATACAATCGGCGGATTTGTTTTTCAAGAAGTGGGTCATATTCCCGAAGTGGGTGAATCGTTCAACTACAAGTCGTTGTTGTTTGAAATCGAAGAGATGGATCGAACACGGATTTTACGTCTGAGGATTACCAAGAAAGAAGAACAAGAAGAGGCCATAGAAGTTTAAGAGATGTCAAGTGACCTTACATAACTGTAAGGTTACTGAAAGAGAAAGCGATAGTTCATAATGTGTTTGTCGGTGATAATAAGGGTATCAGTTACAAA
It encodes the following:
- a CDS encoding nitroreductase family protein — its product is MNEQALSVREAIVSRRSIKNFNGQPIEPEIIPEIIEDAIWAPNHGNRNPWRLIVATDEQYEQLLDVLKEFGVANWKQLSDEDLEKQMKKFSTASAAVFVIVPEDVRQKERLEDFAAASILIQNIQLLAWDRGVGTCWKTPPFIDNPKFRERLGIKSGERIISMLQFGHFDSLPKAAPRKPIEEIITYFGSEPDEEE
- a CDS encoding hemolysin family protein, which produces MFIALGLCLFLSFFLSGSETALTAINRMKVQLRADQGDIKSIKLRKLISKPDRMITAILIGNNIANILMPTIVTMIAIDKGLSIGLLTGILTVVLIIFGEVLPKTIAATFADRIAYIVAPPITVLVKLLIPLTLVLSLFTNFFVRLISKGTITEATLTKEDVRSMVDIASTEGTFGQDESLRLKGMLDFRDKDVSDVMETHRTDIISLSMDSTYEEVRDVVLQYFYTRYPVYEESIDKVVGIFYSKMIIEWSMYPERSFADVIDRQPLFVVQTASVELVFKRMLTQKKHMAIVLDEYGGTLGIVTQEDIIEEMIGQDIEDETDVEEESMVFEKEDNHLVCQGRLEIEDVIELLDIELPTDHDTIGGFVFQEVGHIPEVGESFNYKSLLFEIEEMDRTRILRLRITKKEEQEEAIEV
- a CDS encoding IS1182 family transposase translates to MFKDYNMNQLILPLDLEISLQEHDIAYAVHDLVESIPKQAFDSFLRETGCPSYHPRMMLKIILCAYTQSVFSGRKIEGLLKDSLRMMWLAQGYKPSYRTINRFRVHPEVKEVLRQCFVQFRCQLVQKQLIDEEAIFIDGTKIEANANKFTFVWRKSVERYSSGLVERSSQMYEELLEKEIIPEIERESFDELSTAELSKVVEKLDETIQTYTEKINASEDVEERKQIRSLRKEPKQYRKQFQDFLDRKQKYQHDMKIFGHRNSYSKTDRDATFMRMKDDYMKNGQLKPGYNVQIATEGQYTLAFDVYPNPTDTRTLIPFLDTIEQDFFELPQYIVADAGYGSEQNYGDVIENRKRVPLITYNQYRKEKKKKYKTDPFNTANWAYDETTDTFTCPNDRKLVFRYLSNRTDRYQFTRTMKVYECEDCSSCPLRSFCTKAKEENNRKLYVNEKWEQQKEYIREKLSDKKTGEIYGKRKIDVEPVFGFLKANLGFTRFSVRGKEKVKNELAFGLLAVNLRKYTAREVNV
- a CDS encoding amino acid ABC transporter ATP-binding protein, which gives rise to MISIKNVNKTFGMNQVLTDVSLEVPKSHVVAVIGPSGAGKSTLIRTINALEPIDNGEIIVDGISIHDKKVNINKARSEIGFVFQSFNLYPFLTALQNVTLAPINVKGLSKSAAEERGKELLTSLGLGDKFDAYPNRLSGGQQQRVAIARALAMDPQVMLFDEPTSALDPEMVTEVLDAIRKLAESGMTMVVVTHEMGFAKEICDEIIFMADGKVVEQASPAKFFTNPDTERAQNFLSKVLHH
- a CDS encoding amino acid ABC transporter permease, which codes for MGGYEYDFSVISQNMDIFIAGALKTLEISAIALLLAIPLGVIIGMGRISRNRFIRILSSAYVEVMRGVPLLVLLIWIFFVLGQFLKLGSYWGSIIGLAVFTAAFIAEIVRSGIQGVPRGQMEAARSSGMTYWQAMRLIVLPQAFRRVLPPLASQFIMLIKDSSLISVIGATELTLNAKNLVSTTFRSIEVWTFVGLVYFAMTFTLSMIIRAIEQKLLARENS
- a CDS encoding amidase domain-containing protein; this translates as MYDRQAAVRYADKWWNDRNPAFPIFDDDCTNFISQCLLAGGAPMHGAPNREKGWWMYKGTWSFSFTVAHSLRWYLATSTKGLTATQVKSAQELRPGDVISYDLQGDGRFDHSTIVTAMDGDNPLVSAHTYNAHNRTWAYKDSYAYSPNAKYIFFKIHDDFS
- a CDS encoding dipeptidase; this translates as MTSLQSLDQYFTNNRDRHLEELTKFLAIPSISALSEHQPDMQKAAEWLSNEFESIGLENVSIEKTAGQSVVYADWLHAEGQPTILIYGHYDVQPVDPLHLWETPPFEATIRDNKLYARGASDDKGQVFMHSKAIEALMNVEGKLPVNVKLIIEGEEEIGSPSLEEYIQNNQDKLAADFIVISDTGMYGPGQPAICYGLRGLAGVQIDVKGPKGDLHSGLYGGGVQNPIHALVEILASFRDAEGTIAIDGFYDQVRDLTEEERAGWAALDFDREAVKKEVGVKELTGEPGYTYTEQTWARPTLEINGVFGGFSGEGIKTVLPSEAGAKITCRLVPDQEPDEIVEKLRAHIAKHEPVGCEVTITEFDKGKPYLTPYDHEVIQAAGRAYEQVYGVPTVYTRGGGSIPIVAAFDEILKLPVVLMGFGLDTENFHAPNEHFHLENFDKGLRVISGYYGEIEKLGL
- a CDS encoding transporter substrate-binding domain-containing protein yields the protein MKKMFTALVLILVLVVAGCSSNDGGGASSSEKSTLKNIKDNKKLVIGIAPGYFPFEMKSTEGGFVGYDIDLANAVGEALKTEVEFKQFVFDGLVPALQTGEVDMVIAGMTIRGDRALSVSMSNPYYKTGQAIMVPAANKGIKSWEELDVKGKKIAVGIGTTGALLAKSQFKNAEVVDFEDFPLAATTMGSGQADAVVYDEPAVAVWRLENEGKVHQMEGLLSAENLGIAVKKNDFETVQWLNSFLFSYIDSPEELESRNRWFEESDWLDKVSGE